The following are encoded together in the Bacillus sp. V2I10 genome:
- a CDS encoding MarR family winged helix-turn-helix transcriptional regulator has protein sequence MEQLLDLLLKNGIKPLSYLPKAAELEKKIPRTDLSALVLLLLREQLTMSELASDLGAPLSTITSMAKRLEKKGWIERKSSPNDQRVIFVSLTKEGKELAKQANELIEEVLRRIQATLTEQELEQFLYLVIKVVKSLQSSEEGTSSAKEKKPLIRKISIDE, from the coding sequence ATGGAACAATTGCTCGATCTTTTACTTAAAAACGGAATTAAACCCTTGAGCTACTTACCTAAAGCAGCTGAATTAGAAAAAAAAATTCCCCGCACAGATTTATCAGCCTTAGTCCTTTTACTACTGAGGGAACAGCTTACAATGTCAGAATTAGCTTCTGACTTAGGTGCACCGCTGAGTACAATAACAAGTATGGCCAAACGCCTAGAAAAAAAGGGCTGGATTGAGAGAAAGAGCTCTCCCAATGATCAACGGGTTATTTTTGTGAGCTTAACTAAAGAAGGAAAAGAACTGGCTAAGCAGGCTAACGAGCTGATAGAGGAAGTGTTGAGACGAATCCAAGCTACTCTGACAGAGCAAGAATTAGAGCAATTTTTGTACCTTGTTATTAAGGTAGTTAAATCTTTGCAATCATCTGAAGAGGGAACAAGTTCAGCAAAAGAAAAGAAGCCTCTTATTCGAAAAATCTCCATTGACGAGTAA
- a CDS encoding ArsA family ATPase, whose translation MRIIVYTGKGGVGKTSIAAATAVQLAKQGLRTLVMSTDAAHSLSDSFDQPLSDQPLQLHERLWGVEVNSLRETERNWGAVQQWLGGIMKWAQLEDIGSEEIMIFPGMEELFSLMQIKTHAHSGEYDVIIVDCAPTGETLRLLSYPNLLKWWLEKIFPFERRLIKVIRPVSKMVMGGIELPNDDVMDSIERFVRELEEMNKILLDEKVTSVRIVLNPEKMVIAESRRAFTYLNLFGFNTDAIIVNRVIPKEAREGFLANWHHIHERYDEEIKACFAPLPIYRIPLMPSEVSGRLQLERLSTAGFGETDMSCILFSGRTEQVRKEGGQYILEIPLPFVGKDEVELSQKGEELIVQIGAYRRKLVLPRILIGRSIESARLADHILALRFSERMTQFQEGEELK comes from the coding sequence ATGAGAATTATAGTGTATACGGGAAAAGGTGGAGTAGGAAAAACAAGTATTGCCGCCGCAACAGCTGTTCAATTGGCAAAGCAAGGACTACGGACGCTTGTCATGAGTACAGATGCAGCCCATAGCTTATCTGATTCCTTTGACCAGCCCTTAAGTGATCAACCTCTTCAACTTCATGAACGTTTATGGGGAGTCGAAGTAAATAGTTTACGAGAAACAGAACGTAACTGGGGAGCTGTCCAGCAATGGTTGGGTGGAATAATGAAATGGGCTCAGCTAGAGGACATCGGTTCAGAGGAGATAATGATTTTTCCAGGCATGGAGGAACTATTTAGCCTGATGCAAATAAAAACTCATGCTCATAGCGGAGAATATGATGTCATCATTGTAGATTGTGCTCCTACAGGAGAAACTCTAAGGCTCTTAAGCTATCCCAATCTACTAAAGTGGTGGCTAGAAAAAATATTCCCTTTTGAACGTCGTCTCATTAAGGTCATCCGACCAGTTAGTAAAATGGTCATGGGTGGCATAGAATTGCCCAATGATGATGTGATGGACAGTATTGAACGTTTTGTTCGAGAATTAGAAGAGATGAATAAAATCCTCTTAGATGAAAAAGTAACCTCAGTAAGAATTGTCTTAAATCCTGAAAAAATGGTCATTGCCGAATCGAGAAGAGCATTTACTTATTTAAATTTATTTGGCTTTAATACGGATGCCATTATCGTTAACCGGGTGATTCCAAAGGAGGCTAGAGAAGGATTTTTAGCCAATTGGCATCATATTCATGAACGCTATGATGAAGAGATTAAAGCCTGCTTTGCCCCCCTCCCTATTTATCGGATTCCTTTGATGCCTTCAGAGGTTTCAGGAAGGTTACAGCTGGAACGGCTTTCTACTGCAGGATTTGGAGAGACAGATATGTCCTGCATCTTATTTTCTGGCAGAACAGAGCAGGTTCGTAAAGAAGGAGGTCAATATATCTTAGAAATTCCCCTCCCTTTTGTAGGTAAAGATGAAGTAGAGCTTTCCCAAAAAGGAGAGGAGTTAATCGTTCAGATTGGAGCCTATAGGAGAAAGCTAGTTTTACCCCGTATCCTTATAGGGAGATCTATTGAAAGTGCTCGCTTAGCCGACCATATATTAGCCCTTCGTTTTTCAGAAAGAATGACTCAGTTTCAAGAAGGAGAGGAGTTAAAATGA
- a CDS encoding DUF6463 family protein: MNWKKQSGILLILTSIIHNIIGIIIFWEPLVDIFHAGLFNTIAFHYDRATIFWFLFSGVLMFIIGHLMHWLANDLGRELPKFLGWYMLWISIVGAFFMPISGFWLLLPQALIILKK, encoded by the coding sequence ATGAATTGGAAAAAACAAAGTGGGATTTTACTTATTCTAACTTCTATTATTCATAATATTATCGGTATTATTATATTTTGGGAGCCTTTGGTTGACATTTTTCATGCAGGTCTGTTTAACACTATTGCTTTTCACTATGATCGGGCTACAATTTTTTGGTTTCTATTTTCAGGAGTATTGATGTTTATCATCGGGCATTTGATGCATTGGCTGGCAAATGATCTAGGAAGAGAACTGCCAAAGTTTCTCGGTTGGTATATGCTATGGATATCTATTGTGGGAGCCTTCTTTATGCCGATTTCAGGTTTTTGGCTACTCCTCCCCCAAGCCTTGATTATTCTTAAGAAATGA
- the glpT gene encoding glycerol-3-phosphate transporter has translation MLKLFKSAPPVERLPEDKIDSEYKKLRFQVFMGIFIGYAAYYLLRKNFSLAMPYLTEKGFTTGELGLVLSAISIAYGISKFVMGTVSDRSNARYFLVTGLILSAIINLFMGFFPFFTSSVAIMFVMLFLNGWFQGMGWPPSGRTLVHWFSVSERGGKTAIWNVAHNVGGGLMAPLAIGGISIITTYFGATYTGYEGVFILPALVAILGAVLSFILMRDTPQSVGLPPIEEYRNDYANNSKKSYETELTTKEILFKHVLNNKWVWAIAIANVFVYFVRYGVLDWAPIYLSEEKGFNMKESGIAYFLYEWAGIPGTLLCGYISDKVFKGRRGPAGAVFMAGVLIAVVVYWLNPAGNPMIDNIALISIGFLIYGPVMLIGLQALDLVPKKAAGTAAGLTGLFGYLGGAVMANALLGYVVQFSSWNGGFMLLTGSCVLAIILFAITWNIRGQEVIKH, from the coding sequence ATGCTTAAACTATTTAAGTCTGCCCCACCAGTTGAAAGGTTACCTGAAGACAAGATTGATTCTGAGTATAAAAAGCTTAGATTTCAAGTTTTCATGGGGATTTTCATTGGTTATGCAGCATATTATTTACTTCGTAAGAACTTCTCTCTTGCGATGCCGTATTTAACTGAAAAAGGTTTCACAACAGGGGAATTAGGTCTAGTATTGTCTGCTATTTCGATTGCATACGGGATAAGTAAGTTTGTAATGGGAACCGTGTCGGACCGTAGTAATGCTCGGTATTTCTTAGTCACAGGGCTGATTTTATCTGCTATTATTAACTTATTTATGGGATTTTTCCCCTTCTTTACATCGTCCGTTGCGATTATGTTTGTCATGTTATTTTTAAACGGTTGGTTCCAAGGAATGGGATGGCCACCATCAGGTCGTACGCTTGTCCATTGGTTTAGTGTAAGTGAAAGAGGGGGTAAAACAGCAATTTGGAACGTCGCTCACAATGTAGGTGGTGGCTTAATGGCACCACTAGCGATTGGTGGAATTTCAATTATTACGACATATTTTGGAGCAACCTATACAGGTTATGAAGGAGTATTTATATTACCAGCTTTAGTTGCAATCTTAGGAGCAGTATTATCATTTATTTTAATGCGTGATACACCTCAATCAGTTGGCTTACCTCCCATTGAAGAGTATCGTAATGATTACGCGAATAATTCTAAAAAAAGCTACGAAACTGAATTGACAACGAAAGAAATCCTTTTCAAACACGTATTAAATAACAAATGGGTTTGGGCCATTGCAATTGCGAATGTCTTCGTTTATTTCGTACGTTATGGTGTGCTTGACTGGGCACCAATATACTTAAGTGAAGAAAAGGGATTCAATATGAAAGAATCAGGTATTGCTTACTTTTTATATGAGTGGGCTGGTATTCCAGGTACACTTTTATGTGGCTATATATCCGATAAAGTTTTTAAAGGACGTCGTGGACCTGCCGGTGCTGTATTTATGGCGGGAGTATTAATCGCAGTTGTTGTTTATTGGTTAAACCCTGCAGGAAATCCAATGATAGATAATATTGCGTTAATCTCGATTGGGTTCTTAATTTATGGACCTGTCATGTTAATTGGTTTACAAGCCCTTGATCTTGTACCTAAAAAAGCTGCAGGTACTGCAGCTGGATTAACGGGTTTATTTGGTTATCTAGGTGGAGCAGTAATGGCTAATGCCTTACTTGGGTATGTTGTTCAATTTTCAAGTTGGAATGGAGGATTTATGTTATTAACGGGTTCTTGTGTTTTAGCAATTATCTTATTCGCAATCACTTGGAATATTCGAGGACAAGAAGTTATAAAACATTAA
- a CDS encoding GNAT family N-acetyltransferase, whose amino-acid sequence MNTSVLSTERLNLRKMKKDDVKNLMGIFSDPEAMRYYPSTKDEKQTIEWIDWTLDNYAKYGAGLWIVEDKETGEFLGQCGIVPQEVDGEIEMEIGYLFVRRVWGNGYATESALACKSYGFDQMKLKKMVSLPDVNNIPSTKVAERIGMKIEKVINKWGKEVFVYSVSK is encoded by the coding sequence ATGAATACCTCTGTCCTAAGTACCGAAAGATTAAATTTAAGAAAAATGAAAAAAGATGATGTTAAAAACCTGATGGGAATCTTCTCAGACCCAGAGGCTATGAGGTACTATCCTTCAACAAAAGACGAAAAGCAGACTATCGAATGGATTGACTGGACATTAGACAATTATGCTAAATATGGTGCAGGTCTCTGGATAGTAGAGGATAAGGAGACAGGAGAGTTTCTTGGACAGTGTGGAATTGTACCCCAAGAAGTAGATGGTGAAATAGAAATGGAGATCGGTTATCTTTTTGTTAGGCGTGTATGGGGAAATGGATATGCTACGGAATCTGCATTAGCTTGTAAGAGTTATGGGTTCGATCAAATGAAACTAAAAAAGATGGTTTCTTTACCTGATGTAAACAACATCCCATCTACTAAAGTTGCCGAACGAATCGGAATGAAAATCGAAAAGGTAATAAATAAATGGGGAAAAGAGGTATTTGTTTATTCTGTGTCAAAATAA
- a CDS encoding amidase family protein — MRKWYRKPITFATSLVLAGSLYSTSAAAAPKAANPVEKGRFTEQIEEASIFDLQHAMQKGDLTSEELVKFYLDRIEEYDDSINSIITIDEDAIAEAKQLDKERKAGKVRGKLHGIPVILKDNYDTYDMPTTAGSLSLEGSVPPDDAYQTKKFREEGAIILGKANLHEFAFGYLTISSLGGQTYNPYDLTRYPGGSSGGTAAAVASNFAAVGLGTDTGGSIRVPASFNNLVGIRPTMGLASRDGIIPLALTQDVGGPIARTVEDAAIVLDAIAGYDPADPVTAASNGYIPKTYTHYLKKNGLKNARIGVVRALFGNDPQINKGMDQAIEDMEELGADVVEVTVPNLNKIISYPSLSNFEFKFDLNDYLASLGSNAPVKSLAEIIDSGKYDPSIKNSLIARNNKESLENDPVYQDIITNRSKLAKESLNSVLNENELDALVYPTLNSLPAVIGTNQGSGSAPMLSPFSGFPALSVPAGFSDSGLPIGMEMLGREFAEPTLIKLAYSYQEGTEHRKAPVLK; from the coding sequence ATGAGAAAGTGGTATAGGAAGCCGATTACTTTCGCGACCAGCTTAGTATTGGCGGGAAGCTTATATTCGACTTCGGCGGCTGCAGCTCCAAAAGCAGCAAATCCAGTTGAGAAAGGCCGTTTTACGGAGCAGATTGAAGAGGCATCAATCTTTGACCTGCAGCATGCGATGCAAAAGGGGGATTTGACCTCTGAGGAATTGGTTAAATTCTATCTGGATCGAATTGAGGAATACGATGACAGCATCAACTCCATCATTACAATCGATGAAGATGCCATTGCTGAAGCAAAGCAGCTTGACAAGGAGCGCAAAGCGGGTAAAGTCCGTGGGAAATTGCATGGAATTCCTGTAATTTTAAAAGACAATTATGATACATATGACATGCCAACTACGGCCGGATCCCTGTCGCTTGAAGGTTCGGTTCCACCGGACGATGCCTATCAAACAAAGAAATTTAGAGAAGAAGGAGCTATTATTTTAGGGAAAGCCAATCTTCATGAATTTGCGTTTGGATACCTAACCATCAGTTCACTTGGCGGCCAAACCTACAATCCGTATGATCTGACAAGGTATCCAGGCGGTTCGAGCGGCGGTACGGCAGCAGCGGTTGCTTCCAACTTTGCTGCAGTTGGATTAGGTACAGATACTGGAGGATCGATCCGGGTTCCGGCTTCCTTTAACAATCTGGTCGGAATACGACCAACGATGGGACTAGCCAGCCGTGATGGTATCATTCCACTTGCCCTTACCCAGGATGTGGGCGGACCAATTGCGCGTACCGTAGAAGATGCCGCGATAGTACTTGATGCGATTGCCGGCTATGACCCAGCCGACCCTGTTACCGCAGCAAGTAACGGGTACATTCCCAAAACCTATACACATTATCTTAAGAAGAATGGACTTAAGAATGCACGTATAGGAGTTGTGCGAGCCTTGTTTGGAAATGACCCGCAAATTAATAAAGGCATGGACCAGGCCATTGAGGATATGGAGGAGCTCGGAGCAGATGTAGTAGAAGTGACTGTTCCGAATCTAAATAAAATTATCTCCTATCCAAGCCTCAGTAACTTTGAATTTAAATTCGATCTCAACGATTATTTGGCTTCCCTGGGATCAAATGCACCTGTTAAGTCCCTTGCAGAAATTATCGATAGCGGAAAATACGACCCTAGCATTAAAAACAGCTTGATAGCAAGAAATAATAAAGAATCCTTAGAAAATGATCCTGTATATCAGGACATCATTACTAATCGTTCTAAGCTGGCAAAAGAAAGCCTAAATTCAGTCTTAAATGAAAATGAATTAGATGCGCTTGTTTATCCAACTTTAAATTCTTTGCCAGCTGTGATAGGAACAAATCAGGGATCCGGGTCTGCGCCAATGTTAAGCCCTTTCTCCGGTTTTCCAGCACTCTCTGTTCCAGCAGGTTTCAGCGACAGCGGCCTCCCAATCGGAATGGAGATGCTTGGCAGGGAATTCGCTGAGCCGACTTTGATTAAGCTCGCTTATTCTTACCAGGAAGGGACAGAGCATCGGAAAGCACCAGTACTAAAATAG
- a CDS encoding PhzF family phenazine biosynthesis isomerase has protein sequence MPKVYVKHIDAFSSIPEKGNPAGVVLNGEDYTEEQMLAIAEKVGFNETAFVVSSDVADFRIRYFTPGHEMNLCGHATMGTVYALRMNGLLEQSHFTIETNAGVLPIHIHEENNQLLITMQHAKPQFQSFSGSKSDLAASIGLREEDLHSKYPIVYGCTGIWTLIVPIKELASFDKMNPVIENFPSVLKEMPKASLHPICFEVRDDENDMHARHFSSPYSGTIEDAVTGTASGVMGAYYKTFVNKDTRLPTTLIVEQGHEINKDGRVYVHVKGEQDQLDISISGTAVYVKNIEIEIE, from the coding sequence TTGCCAAAAGTGTACGTAAAACATATTGATGCGTTTAGTTCGATTCCAGAGAAAGGGAATCCGGCTGGCGTCGTATTAAATGGCGAGGATTATACAGAAGAACAAATGTTAGCCATTGCAGAAAAGGTAGGCTTCAACGAAACAGCTTTTGTCGTTTCTTCCGATGTTGCTGATTTTCGCATCCGTTATTTCACACCTGGACATGAAATGAATTTATGTGGTCATGCGACAATGGGAACGGTTTATGCATTAAGAATGAATGGATTACTAGAACAATCACATTTTACAATTGAAACAAATGCAGGCGTATTGCCAATACATATTCATGAAGAAAATAATCAATTGCTTATCACAATGCAACATGCAAAACCCCAGTTTCAATCTTTTAGCGGTTCAAAGTCCGATTTAGCAGCTTCAATCGGATTACGAGAAGAAGATTTACATTCAAAATACCCAATTGTTTATGGCTGTACAGGAATTTGGACGTTAATTGTACCGATTAAAGAGTTAGCAAGCTTTGATAAAATGAATCCAGTGATAGAAAACTTTCCGAGTGTTTTAAAAGAAATGCCAAAAGCTTCTTTACATCCTATCTGTTTTGAAGTTCGAGATGATGAAAACGATATGCATGCTCGTCACTTTTCATCTCCTTATTCGGGTACAATTGAAGATGCCGTTACTGGAACGGCTTCAGGCGTGATGGGGGCTTATTATAAAACCTTTGTTAACAAAGACACTAGATTACCAACGACGCTTATTGTTGAACAAGGGCATGAAATCAATAAAGACGGACGAGTATATGTGCATGTAAAAGGAGAACAAGACCAATTAGATATCTCTATTTCTGGTACGGCTGTTTATGTTAAGAACATTGAGATTGAAATTGAATAA